The DNA sequence GGGATCTCGCCCCAACTCATGACGTGCCCCCATTCCTTACCATCGGCTTCCAACCGCACGTCCGCCTCCTCGCTCCCTAGCACTCCCCAGGCTGGCGGTGGTGAAACGACACTCGCCGTCCCCTCGACGACGAATGACATCACTGTGATTACACCCGTGTAGTGCGGTCAGGTCAAGCGGAGTAGCGAGTTCGGGGGACCCTTCGGCCCGATCGCGCAAGGGGACACGCCGGTAACTTCACACCGGGCATACGGAAGACTGGAAGCGTGCAGAAGTCAGCGACGCGCCCCAGCCCGGTCTTCCTCGGCATCCTCGCCCTCACCGTCGCCGGTGGCGTGATGGCCGCCTTCGGCGACGTGACCACCGTTCTGGTCGGTGACCGCGATCCACTCCTCATCGCCGGCGTCGTGATCTTCGTCGCCGCCGGCTGGGTGGCCTCGCTGTCGCTGCACGAGTTCGGCCACGCGATGGTCGCCTACCGGGGCGGTGACGCGAGTGTCGCTCATAAGGGTTACCTGACGCTGGACGTCCGGAAGTACACCGATCCGGTCCTGTCGATCGTCCTGCCGTTGATCTTCCTCATCATCGGCGGCATCCCGCTGCCGGGCGGCGCGGTCTGGATCAACCGGGGCGCGCTGCGCTCGCGCGGGACGTCGTCGTGGGTCTCGCTGGCGGGACCGCTGAGCAACCTCGCGGTCGGCGCGGCGCTGACGCTCGTGGTGGCGCTGGTGCCGATGGCGGGCGGCCTGGTCGTCGCGATGTCCTACCTGGCGCTGCTGCAGGTCCTGACGTTCATCCTGAACATCCTCCCGATCCCCGGCCTCGACGGCTGGGGCGCGATCGAGCCGTACCTGCCGCCGCAGGCCCGCGCGTTCGGCGCCCAGGTGCGCCCGTGGGCCCCGATCATCCTGTTCGCGATCCTCTGGTTCTTCACCCCGGCGAGCACGGCCCTGTGGGACGGCGCGTTCTGGATCTACAACAACCTGGGCGGCTTCGAAGAAGGCGCCCGCGCGGGCGCCAGCGTCTTCCGCTTCTGGAACTGACGCGCCGGGTCAGCGGGCGGGCGCCTGTTCCGTCAGCCAGGTGTGCGCCCGCTTCCAGACCTCCTTCAGCCCGGAGCGCTCGCCGAGGTAGTCGCCCGCCGCGCCGACGACCGGGAGCATGCCCAGCGCGCGGTGTACGAGGTTGCCCCGCGGCCGCTTCTCCAGCTCTCCCGTGATGCCGATCAGGCCGCGGCCGAGGCGCCACAGCGTCCCGGCGGCGGCCTTGATCGTCGCCTTGCCGTGTTTCTTCTCCGACGCCGTCAGTTCTTCGGTCAGCCTCGCGGCTTCCTCGGCCTCCGCGGCTTCGTCGTGTTCCGGGTGCTTGCCCGCCGCGAGGTCGGGATCGATGTCGCGCTCGAAGAGCACCGACGCGATCAGCCGGACGCGCGTGCCGACGTCGGTGACGCCGTACTCGCCGGCGATCGCGCACAACAGCAGCCCCTGTGACGCCGCGCCGAGCGTGTCCTGCACCGGGAGCCGGTCGGCCAGCGCGCCGCCCAGCCCCGGGATCGACGTCAGCAGCGCCGTGAAGCGGCCCACGCGGTTCATCCACCAGCTCGACCGGTCGTAGCCGGTCATCCGGCCCCACGCGGCCGTGCCGGGGACCTTCACCGACGTCAGCCCGTGGATCAGTTTCGCCTTGAGCCCGGACTCGACCTCGGCGAGGTCGTCCTGCTCCCGCCGGTCACGCGCCTGCAGCCCGAACGGGTCGGACTCGCGCAGCGCGTCCAGCATCGGGCCACACGCCCGGACGAACGGCCGCAGCACCGCCACGACCTGCTTGTCGGAAATCGCCTCAGCCACGTCCCGGTTTCCTTCCCGCCGCCCGTCCCAGCCCACCGCCGAGCACCATCGCGCCGGGAAGCGCGCTCGCACCGAGCAGCAGCAGCGCCCGCCAGTCCTGGATCAGCACCAGGTCGCCGCCCGGACCCAGCATGCCGACCCCGAACACGACGAGCACCCACACGACGAGGGGTACCCACGAAAGAGACGGCCGCACCAGCTTGGCCGTGGCCGACACCAGCCACGGGGTCGTCACCGCGCCGACCAGCACCGTCACCGGCAGCGGCAGCACGCCGAGCCGCAGCGGCAGGAAGAACAGCTCCAGCACGCCCAGCAGCACGGTGTCGAAGGCGAGCAGGAGCAGGAAGGCGATCTGGGTCCCGGTCAACCGGTCCGGCGTGGTCACAGTCCACCGAACAGGTCGCCGGCCGCGCCCTCGGCCGGGCCGTGGGCCAGCACGAAATAGTCGTGCGCCGGGATCGGCTGGGCCAGCTCGTTGGTCAGCGCGAAGTGCGGGACGGCGCCCTCGACCACGGTCAG is a window from the Amycolatopsis sp. NBC_00355 genome containing:
- a CDS encoding site-2 protease family protein, with amino-acid sequence MAAFGDVTTVLVGDRDPLLIAGVVIFVAAGWVASLSLHEFGHAMVAYRGGDASVAHKGYLTLDVRKYTDPVLSIVLPLIFLIIGGIPLPGGAVWINRGALRSRGTSSWVSLAGPLSNLAVGAALTLVVALVPMAGGLVVAMSYLALLQVLTFILNILPIPGLDGWGAIEPYLPPQARAFGAQVRPWAPIILFAILWFFTPASTALWDGAFWIYNNLGGFEEGARAGASVFRFWN